The nucleotide sequence GCAAAAAAAGGTGCATTGCGTAAACTGGCCGACAACGTAGGATACAAAACTTTTGTCATTGCCGACAACGTAGGAGGCCGTTTCTCGGTACTCACTCCCGTAGGACTATTGCCTATCGCCATAGCCGGATTCGACATCAGAACGCTGGTTTCCGGAGCGGTAGCTATGGAAAAAGCGTGTGGAGAAGATATTCCTTTCGAGAAAAACCCCGCAGCGATTTATGCTGCCACCCGAAATGCTTTATATCAAAGCGGAAAGAAAATAGAAATCCTCGTCAACTTCAATCCTAAATTACACTTCTTCGCAGAATGGTGGAAACAACTCTACGGAGAAAGCGAAGGAAAAGAAAACCTCGGAATCTATCCGGCGTCTGTCGACTTCACGACCGATTTACATTCGATGGGACAATGGATTCAGGAAGGTGAAAGAACCATCTTCGAAACCGTTCTTTCGGTTGCCCAAATGAAACATACGGTAAATATCCCTTCCGACAAGGATAATCTGGACGGGCTGAATTTCCTGTCGGGAAAGAGAGTGGACGAAGTAAACAAAATGGCCGAACTTGGGACTCAAATAGCTCACGTAGATGGCGGAGTCCCCAACCTTAAAATAGAAATACCCGAATTATCGGAGCTCTATTTGGGACAACTGATTTACTTCTTCGAAAAAGCCTGCGGCATTAGCGGTTATATTTTGGGCGTAAACCCGTTTAACCAACCGGGAGTCGAAGCATACAAACGCAATATGTTCGCTTTGCTCAATAAACCCGGTTACGAAGAAGAAAGTAAAGCCATACAAGCTCGTATCTAATTAAACATAACGTAAATGTAGGAACAGCCTGCCGAAAAATTCGGCAGGCTGTTCTTTTAAAATATCTTATCAAATAAATTTTTCTATATATTTTTAATATCTTTACTCCCTATAAAACATAACCCTTAGATCATGAGAAGATTAGCTACTCTTATTTTATCGTTATGGGGAATTGCACTCTCCCATGCCGCTCTTGAAGTCCCCAAAGCTCTACCCGCAACCGATATTACTGAAAATTCCTTTACCGCAAACTGGCAATCTGTATCTCAGGCTTCGGCTTACAATTTGAATGTTTTTGCCTATAAAATGGAAGATTGCGGGACAGAAACAGTAAAAGTCACAGAAAGTTTTGAGGGATTAGTGCCTCGTTCTTCCGGGTCAAAACGAAATAAATACATAGACTCTAACCTATCCGTATTCCCCGAAAATTGGAAAATCGACGTGAATACCGGCTCTATTCGCCAATTATATACGACCAATGTCGCCGGAGATACCACATCTGTTTATTCGGGGAAAATAGCTCTTGCATTCGATGCCACAGGCGATTCGATTGTTACCCCTGTATTACCGGCTCCCGCCTCGAAATTTTCGTTTTGGATAAAAAACGCCAATGCCACCGGAACAGTCGCAGTTTACGGATTTGACGGCTTTCAATGGCACTCTCTCGGTGAAGCCTCAACAATTAGTTATCGAAGTGGGGGAATAGCCGATTTTTCCGCCAATATCCCGGTGGGGTGTATTCAGTTCAAAATGATTTATACCGATGAAAATCCAGATCTAAACAGTCCCACGGCTATTGACGAAATAAGTTATACTTATGGCGGTATCGTAAAAACACGGGATTATCTTGTCGAAAACAAACGAATCACAGAAACGTCAGCTCCCGTAACCGGACTCAAAGACAATACCGATTATTTTTACACGGTAAAAAGCACCAACGGCTCTGAAACTTCTTTGGAATCAAATATGATTGATGTATTCGGATATGCAGGTTCCCTTTCCAAACCTGTACTCAAAGAATTCACCGATATTAAAGGGGGGCAATATACAGCCAACTGGAACACAGTCATCGGGTCCAACGGATATGTCGTTTACAATGTTTATACCCACATTGCCCAAAGAGACGAAACAAAAACCATTCTCCACGAAAATTTCGATGCTTTTACGGGAGGCACGATCGATCTTCCGGCAGAAGACGACGGTACAACGAATTACGACGAATATACAACGGTCCCTGACTGGTCTGTTAATTTCGGATGCTGGACGGAAGGCATGCTCAGTGGTATCAATATTCAGACCCCCGTCATCAGCACAACCAATACAAATGGTTGTACAGTCAACGTACGAGTATATGGAGCCAAAGGAGACAAAATCGACTTTAACAACTACTACTCACAAGGTACTCCCGAGAAAATAACCAAATTTCTCACACAAGAAGGCTATAATAATTTGACAATAGACTTTAAGCATAGCAGTGAACAAATGTATATCGAATTATATTTCAGGCAACTCGATTATACCAAAGAAATCTATCTCGACGAATTCACAATGACTCAAACTCTTTCAAAGGGAGACCGGTTTAGCTATAACTACGATTATACCCTCGTCGAAGGCCGCAGGACGAACAGTTACACTTTTACAGATCTACCCAAAGCATGGGGTGACCAATTTGCATTTCGCATGAGTGCCTATGCAGTAGTGGGCGACGATCTTTACCAATCTCAATGGACAGAACTGACAGAAGTTCCCGTTCCCTCGAATATAGACAATACCCGTCGAGAAAACCAAGAGATCAAGGTTATTTCCTATCCCGGCAACACAATTATACGACTTCTTGTACCCCAAGAAATTATCATCAGCGACCTACAAGGTCGAATCGTAGCCCAAGTTCAAGGTGTTGAGGGAGATAACTCCATCTCATTGAAGCAAGGGATTTATTTGTTGCGATGTGGTAACCATTGTCAAAAATTTATCTGTCGATAACGAAGAAACGAGCAAAACGAAAATCGGATTCAACATTTAGTCGATATAATTAAAACGTTCACATTTAAAATAAAACGAGATTACCTCCAAAAGATAATCTCGTTTTATTTTTATTTCAACAGCCCGATTACTTTAAAATCCCGATAGCGGAACACAGGCTCGTGTCGATTAACTATTATAACAAATTCCAATCTAAGTCCAGATTCAATCAACAAAAACTTTGAACTCGGCAACTTGCGTACCATCTTCACGGTGAAGGACTACGATATAATAACCACGAGAGAGGCTAATGTCCGTACCACCTATAAAAACATCTTCCGAGACGAGACACCCATCAAGGGCAAATACACGAACCTGCAACTGTAAATTGTTTTTACTTCGCAAGAAAAGCGTATTATCCGAACTATAATAGATCAACTCGCCAGATGTTTTAATCGATTCAACGCCACTGCCTTCCGTTTCTTCATTATCCACCCTCAATTTCATTCGGTTAAGGTCGAGCGTCAGAATACAATGATTTGTCTTGGGAAGCACAAACTTATAGTCATTTCCCTCCTCAAACGAATTATACTCATAAATAACATCATGTTCCTCGCCAAAACGAATAGGTTCATCTTTTGTCCTAGCCACATAACAACGTTCCCAAGTTCCTCTTCTACGAAGGAATTTGAAATCGCCGGCCTCTACATCTCCTTCCCAACGATATACACCCTCTGCGATCGGGGTCATCACCATAGGATGGGCATTATCCCAACCACAAGGCATAGCCGCTCCAACAGCAAAAACCGAAAGAGGAAATGGATTCTCTACCAAATCCGGTTCAAACTTTTCGACGGTAAGTGTAAGATTGAGTAAATCGACTTTCAATTCATAATATCCATCTCCACTTCGGTCAGCCGGAATAGTCCACTTATTATCCTCTCCATTCAAACGCATTTTCAAAGGTTGTCCCACCTTTCCCGAAATAGAAAAATCTCCACTCGATGCAGGGTGATATTTATCGTCCCAGCTCAATCGTTTCAAAAACATGAAACTACCGCACTCGTCACCCTCATCGTTATAGCGCATGACACCCTTATAATAGAAAATATAAGGATATGTCCGATCCACTTCTAAGGCTTTGGCATCCTGAAACTTCCAAAATTGAATCTCTCGATTAAACGGGCCTCCTATGATATACAAGTTTTTAGGCAATTCGAGCCGTTCAGCCTTCAAACTTTTTGCATTACCATCGACTGTAAGGGTCAATCTATATACATCGGTCTCGCTCGCATACCGGATACACAACCCTCGCTCGTCTTCACCGGCCTCTCGCAAAGGTATAGAATCGCCCAAAGGATTATTACTACCACATTCATGGACATACTCCGTTATACCATCGGTCAATTTAAACAAAACTTCCGGCAAGCCACCCACGTAAACAAACTCCTTTCCATCGTCTCCCACCGGAGAAAGCACGACGGGAATCTTTAATTCAGCCGTATCTCCAACAAGCCGCCAATCTGCTCTCGCAGTTAGAACAAATCCAAACAAGAGAAGTAAAACGGCCATATTCTTGCAAAATCTTTTCATATTTTTCTCTTTTTATTATTCAATGATTACGGTTATAGCTGAACTGCATGCTCTTTTCGGTACGGAGATCACGATCTTTTTACCCTCGGCATCATACTCATAGACAGCATGCGTTCCATCGGAAAAAGTGACCTTTGTCGGAGCCTCGTTCCGAGCCAAAAATTCAAGACGATAAGCCCGTTCTTCCGGCATATCGTCGAATGATCCGGTACGAGGATAAATAGTACAAGAGGTTCTTCCGTCCTCGGTATTTTGCGTAATTCTTGTAAATGTACAAGCTGTTTGATAATCAGCGTTGTTTCCGGCATCCTCATAATAATTAAATTCGCCTCTGGCTCCGGGTGTAAACTGCAAAGTGAGTGTTTCAGGCCGTTTTTTCAGGTGCATCATACGAGGATAAAGCGGAATGATAGCACCCTCGCGATAATAATAAGGAATCTGTTCACGAGTGAACGAACGAGTAACGACCGAACCACCGTCGATTAACTCACCCGTCATCACTTCATACCACTTGCCCTCAGGTAGCCAAATATCTTTTTCACTGACATTCGTTCCTTTATCCGACGAAGTGACGGGGGCTACGAGTATATCGTTTCCAAACATATACTGTCCCTCATAACGGTAAGCCTCATCTGCTTCGGGATAATCATAATACATAGGACGACACATGCCCACTCCCGTATCGTACGACCAACGTGCCATCGTATAAATATAAGGTATCAAAGCATAACGCAAATAAATGGCATCACGCATCTGCTCAAAATTAGCATATTTCCAAATGCGACGTTCGATATGGCCGGCAGCCGTAGCATGTGTACGCAATATAGGAGAGAAGACCCCGTATTGAATCCACCGCAAATACAACTCGGCATCGTTGGCTCCCTCCTGATTATGACCTCCTATATCATGACTCCAATAACCATAACCGACATTAGATGCGGTAGCTGTAAAATAGGGCTGAAAAGCCAACGAAGAAAAAGTCGCTTCCGAGTCTCCCGAAAAACCGATAGGATAACGATGATTACCCAACCCACCCCAACGATGAAAGATAAACGGCCGATTTTTTGCCTGCAATTTTTTATCGTTGAAAAACACATGATTCAACCAAAAAGTATTACCTAAATTCGGTTCATTCTGCGCAATCATCCACTGTTGCCAATCGACCCACCAAAAATCGACACCGATATTTTCATGAGGCCGTAAAATATGTTCGAAAAAGGCCTTGTAGAAATCCTTGTTTTCGATATTCCAACGAATGGTACCGTCTTCGTTAGTCAGACTATCGGCCTTTATATCGGAATAACGTCCGGCCAAATCGGCATACAAAGCATCATAATTATCCTCTTTTGGGAAAACACCATCGGCCGGATGCAAATTAAGTGTCGTATTCAAATTTTGTTCATCGTGCAACCAAGAGATAAAACCGGCAGGATCGGGGAAAAGAGCTTTATTCCAACTCCAACCGGTCCACTCGGTTCCATCGGTAGAACCGGTCTTACCATTACGATGCCAATCCATATCTATAACGAGTACATCCATAGGAATATCACGCGAACGTATTTCATTTACAATATCGCGCATATCTTGCTCGGTATAACGTTGAAACTTAGAGTACCAATATCCAAATACATAAAGCGGAGGCAACGGAATCTTACCGGCTATCTTGGTGAAATCGCCAAGAGCCTTTTTATAATCATGCCCATAACCCATGAAATACATATCAAGAGCGGCGGTATCCTTACGTTGAGCGACCCAATCCATACCCCCATTCGTATCTCTCTCGAACATAAGACTCAGACTACCGTCTTTGCGAGGTTCTCGTTCATCGATCACAGCCCAACCAACACGAGAAAGTAACCCATTCTCCAACCATTCACGCACATCGCCCTCTGCTCTATCCAAAGTTCTAGTCGTTCCTTTCAGATTATACGGGTCTTGTTTCCCAGGATACCACACCTCTTCGACCCCGTTCACATCGAGTGTAATTTGTAAATTAGGATTACAACGATCATTGCTTACCGGATATGTACCCAGTTTATAACGCAGTTCCAGTTTATCGGTTGTAAGATAAAGATATCCGTCACGTTCCTCTTGGGTAAAATTCGGAACCGGAAGATGGCGATTAATGACTACAAAGGACGCGCGATCCTCAAACTGCAATTTCGCACTATATTCTATACGAATCATTTCGGGAGTCAACACCGTAAAGCGCATGTTACCCGACTTCACAATAGCCTTTTCATCGGCCATCGAATTATCCTGCGCCCCGACAGTACACGCAATGAAAAGTCCCAAAATACTTAGGAGTACATGTTTTTTAATCATAAATACATAAATTTTTAATAGAAAGATTAAAGTCGTTCTACCATTATGACACAAAAAATACACATACCCCCTACATACCTGAAAAATTTTTGCTTTTACATGTTTTGTTATACGATATCGATAATATTTTGAATCGAATAAAAAAGGAAAGGGCTACAAAATGTAGCCCTTTCCTTTTTTATTTTTAAACCATTCTATTTATTATTCCGCTTCATACTCTATGGCGTCGCTTTCTGTATCATCGTCTTCCAACGCCTGAGCATCCGTTAAGATGGTTTTCACAAAGGTTGGTTTCTCATTAAACAAAACGATAGCAGATTGATTCCCGTCCGGAGTAATAAACTCTACCTGAGCAGCAACACCCAAAACCTCAGTCGTATCACGACCGACATAGCGAGCGATTAAATCATACGATTGTATATAATCGTCTACATTCGTGGCGACAAATTGATCATAAGCCGATTTGGCGGTCTCATATTCTCGAATATACGAAAAGTCCCTATCCTTGTCAAATTTTACATAAGCTTCATGATCTTTGGGCAAACGCTCCATAGCCTGTTTATATCCTTCTATTTTCGAAGCATAATTACGGTCATTCCCATGTGAACGCATAGCCTCTTTCAATTTTCGTTCATAATCGGCACGACGAGCAAACTGGCTGTTCTCATCGAGTTTATAATTATGTTCCGCTACCTCCATCTCATATTTCAAACGTTGTTCGGTAGAAACGTAGCTATCGATAGCCTCTTGACGACCGGCTCGAAGACTATCGGCAACGGTCACTTCATGGAGAATTTCTACTTGAATCGAATCGACTTTCTCTGCGGATAAGTTTTCATCGGCCGATAGAACCCACGTTCCAGACTTCAACTCCGATTTTACATATTCTTTAAATGCACCGACATAATCTCCATCGGCTACTCCACCCCCACAGGCACATAAAACAGCACCCATTGCACACACCGGAATCCATTTACATAATAGTCTCTTCATATCCTTATAACTTTATTTTATTTCAAAAAGCAGAAAAAACAAATCTTGATAATATCGAAATACAATCCATTTCCATATTTGCGACAAAAATAGTACAAGCCCAACGCAGAAACAAGTTTGATTAGTAATGCCGAAACTCGACCTATTCTCGTATCTATTGCAAAAATAATGGATTATCACAGAATACAAACATTTATGCCTTAATTTTACATCTTGTTAAATTTTTAACAAACCAGAAATAAACCCAATATCCAATCTCAAACAAAATAAAAGTCTTTCAACATCACTTCTTTGGCTAATTATCTCAAAAGCTCTATTTTTGTAGAATAAAACAAGAAACACGACATTTTGGAAAATATCGCTATTAAAAACTATCTTTTACAGCACAACGTGCCTTGCATTACTCCTAAGGCCGCGCTTATCGATATGGACGGAGTTCTCTACGACTCGATGAAAAATCATGTCGAAGCTTGGTATCGTACACTCACCCCTATGGGATTCAAATGTTCCAAAGATGAATTTTATCTATACGAAGGACGAACAGGAGCCAGTACAATTAAATACTTGTTCGACAAACATTTCGGGAAACAGGTGTCCGATGACGAGTGTGCCGAGATTTATAAAATCAAGGAAAAACATTTCAACGCGTTGGAAAAAATCGTCCCCATGCCGGGAGCCGACCTCATGCTGCAACGAATCATCGGTAACGGCATACGCCCTGTACTGGTCACAGGTTCGGGACAAGGTTCTCTCTTAGATCGGTTAGACCACGATTATCCCGGTGTATTCGAACAGCAATATAAGGTGACGGCATATGACGTAAAGATTGGGAAGCCGAGTCCCGAACCCTATTTAATGGGACTTTCCAAAGCCGGAGTCAAAGCGAACGAAGCGATTGTCATCGAAAACGCACCCTTAGGGGTAGTCTCCGGTACGGCAGCACAAATATTTACCATAGCAGTCAACACAGGCCCCATTCCGGCACAGGCACTCATCGAAGCCGGAGCCGATATGGTTTTCCCGTCCATGCCCGATTTCGCCAATCATGTCGACGAACTTATACACACGCTAAAAATCACCCGATAATATCATCTGTATGGAGTCGCAAAAAATCATATTCACAGCCACACCCGGCGAGACCCTTAAAAATATGCTCGAAAACTTTTCTTTCGATACCCTTTTTATACTCTGCGACACACATACCCAAAAATTCGCCCTACCCGAAATATCGAAAAACATATCCACACAAGCCCAATATATTACGATCGAAGCCGGCGACACCTATAAAACACTCCAAACACTCGTTCACGTATGGAACGAACTGAGCCACAAGGGAGCCAGCAGAAAATCGCTTCTTATCAACTTGGGAGGAGGTATGGTCACCGACTTGGGAGGTTTCGCCGCAGCCTGTTTCAAAAGAGGAATCCGTTTCATCAATATCCCCACAACCCTATTAGGAGCAGTAGATGCCGCCGTAGGAGGAAAAACAGGAATAAATTTCAACGGATTGAAAAATGAAATAGGAGCCTTTCGCCCGGCCGATACGGTCATCGTCTCTACACAATTCTTTCAGACACTGCCACAGAACGAATTATTGTCGGGATACGCCGAAATGTTAAAACACGGACTTATCGACAATCCAGCCACCTACCGTTCATTGCTCGATTTCGACTTGTCCATGCCCAATTGGGAAAAACTTCTGCCACTGCTCAAAGAATCGATACAAGTCAAAGAACGTATCGTCGCCGAAGATCCCTTTGAAAAAGGAATACGCAAAGCCTTGAATTTAGGTCATACCATCGGCCATGCATTCGAGAGCCTTTCACACAAGCGGGAAACTCCCATACCTCACGGATTCGCCGTGGCTTGGGGATTCATATGCGAATTACTACTCTCCCACCGTTATCTGAAATTTCCGTCCGAAACAATCTCCGAATTGGCAGCATACATCTATCGCCATTACAGAGCATTTCCCATTACCTGTAAGGACTACGAAACACTCTACGAGTTGATGACCCACGACAAAAAAAACGAAGCCGGATACATCAACTTCACATTATTACAAACCATCGGCAAACCGGTCATCGACTGTCACGTCGATAAGGAAGAAATATTCGTAGCATTCGACCTATACCGCGACCTATTTAAATTATAACCCCTACCGACTCTCTTGCAAGCAATTAGGAAATTTCGAAGAAAAACAGGAGTAAAAAAGTTGTTCAAAATTTTGTCAGTATAGAAAATACCACTACTTTTGCACTACCAATTCAGCGGGGTGTAGCTCAGCCCGGTTTAGAGTACGCGTCTGGGGGGCGTGTGGTCGCAAGTTCGAATCTTGTCACCCCGACTGATTTATAAAAACACTGATAATTAATTATCAGTGTTTTTCTTTTTATATCCAGTCTTAAAAATATGGACCTAATAGGCAAATGGTAGGCCGGTAATCGCATTAATAGACATTCATACAGGTTTTGATTCCGAAAAAAATAGACACTGCTAATCGTCAAGTCATTGATTTTGACAATATAAAAGCAAAATAGAATTTCTATAAATTTACTTTGCATAATAGTATCTCATGGAGACAAAAACGGTCACAATATCATCATGAACCGTGTAGATAATACGATGTTCGGAATTGATACGACGAGACCAATACCCGGTGAACTCATATCTCAGAAGTTCATCACTGTTTTTTAATTATTTATGTACATTTGCAAAAACTATTCAGAGATGGAACAAAAGAGTGAAATCGTATTATATCAACCAGAAGGTTCTGTAAGTCTGGAAGTCCGTTTAGAAAATGAGACCGTATGGCTGACACAACAACAGATATCTGAACTGTTCGGAACAGGGAGGCAAGCTATAACCAAACATCTAAAAAACATCTTTGCCAGTAATGAGTTAGACGAAAATTCAGTATGTTCCATTTTGGAACTAACTGCCGCAGATGGAAAAAACTATAAAACAAAAGTCTATAACTTAGATGCTATTCTATCGGTAGGCTATCGTGTAAATTCAAAAAACGCTACACTTTTCAGACGTTGGGCAAATTCTGTTCTAAAAGATTATATGTTGAAAGGTTATTCCTTAAACCATCGGTTTGAAAGATTGGAAGACAAAATCGATACCCGTTTCCAAAGATATGACTCCGAAATA is from Barnesiella intestinihominis YIT 11860 and encodes:
- a CDS encoding glucose-6-phosphate isomerase — translated: MKSIELNIEKALGTVSKSDVFALEDKAKSGMEMLHKGTGKGNDFLGWLHLPSEITEAHLADLEAAAKQLKDRCEIVVVIGIGGSYLGAKAVIEALSDSFEFLRSEHKNPLVLFAGHNIGEDYLFELQTLLKNKSFGIVVISKSGTTTEPAIAFRLLKEQLEAQVGKDEAKHRIIAITDAKKGALRKLADNVGYKTFVIADNVGGRFSVLTPVGLLPIAIAGFDIRTLVSGAVAMEKACGEDIPFEKNPAAIYAATRNALYQSGKKIEILVNFNPKLHFFAEWWKQLYGESEGKENLGIYPASVDFTTDLHSMGQWIQEGERTIFETVLSVAQMKHTVNIPSDKDNLDGLNFLSGKRVDEVNKMAELGTQIAHVDGGVPNLKIEIPELSELYLGQLIYFFEKACGISGYILGVNPFNQPGVEAYKRNMFALLNKPGYEEESKAIQARI
- a CDS encoding SusF/SusE family outer membrane protein; amino-acid sequence: MKRFCKNMAVLLLLFGFVLTARADWRLVGDTAELKIPVVLSPVGDDGKEFVYVGGLPEVLFKLTDGITEYVHECGSNNPLGDSIPLREAGEDERGLCIRYASETDVYRLTLTVDGNAKSLKAERLELPKNLYIIGGPFNREIQFWKFQDAKALEVDRTYPYIFYYKGVMRYNDEGDECGSFMFLKRLSWDDKYHPASSGDFSISGKVGQPLKMRLNGEDNKWTIPADRSGDGYYELKVDLLNLTLTVEKFEPDLVENPFPLSVFAVGAAMPCGWDNAHPMVMTPIAEGVYRWEGDVEAGDFKFLRRRGTWERCYVARTKDEPIRFGEEHDVIYEYNSFEEGNDYKFVLPKTNHCILTLDLNRMKLRVDNEETEGSGVESIKTSGELIYYSSDNTLFLRSKNNLQLQVRVFALDGCLVSEDVFIGGTDISLSRGYYIVVLHREDGTQVAEFKVFVD
- a CDS encoding glycoside hydrolase family 31 protein, producing the protein MIKKHVLLSILGLFIACTVGAQDNSMADEKAIVKSGNMRFTVLTPEMIRIEYSAKLQFEDRASFVVINRHLPVPNFTQEERDGYLYLTTDKLELRYKLGTYPVSNDRCNPNLQITLDVNGVEEVWYPGKQDPYNLKGTTRTLDRAEGDVREWLENGLLSRVGWAVIDEREPRKDGSLSLMFERDTNGGMDWVAQRKDTAALDMYFMGYGHDYKKALGDFTKIAGKIPLPPLYVFGYWYSKFQRYTEQDMRDIVNEIRSRDIPMDVLVIDMDWHRNGKTGSTDGTEWTGWSWNKALFPDPAGFISWLHDEQNLNTTLNLHPADGVFPKEDNYDALYADLAGRYSDIKADSLTNEDGTIRWNIENKDFYKAFFEHILRPHENIGVDFWWVDWQQWMIAQNEPNLGNTFWLNHVFFNDKKLQAKNRPFIFHRWGGLGNHRYPIGFSGDSEATFSSLAFQPYFTATASNVGYGYWSHDIGGHNQEGANDAELYLRWIQYGVFSPILRTHATAAGHIERRIWKYANFEQMRDAIYLRYALIPYIYTMARWSYDTGVGMCRPMYYDYPEADEAYRYEGQYMFGNDILVAPVTSSDKGTNVSEKDIWLPEGKWYEVMTGELIDGGSVVTRSFTREQIPYYYREGAIIPLYPRMMHLKKRPETLTLQFTPGARGEFNYYEDAGNNADYQTACTFTRITQNTEDGRTSCTIYPRTGSFDDMPEERAYRLEFLARNEAPTKVTFSDGTHAVYEYDAEGKKIVISVPKRACSSAITVIIE
- a CDS encoding HAD family hydrolase; its protein translation is MENIAIKNYLLQHNVPCITPKAALIDMDGVLYDSMKNHVEAWYRTLTPMGFKCSKDEFYLYEGRTGASTIKYLFDKHFGKQVSDDECAEIYKIKEKHFNALEKIVPMPGADLMLQRIIGNGIRPVLVTGSGQGSLLDRLDHDYPGVFEQQYKVTAYDVKIGKPSPEPYLMGLSKAGVKANEAIVIENAPLGVVSGTAAQIFTIAVNTGPIPAQALIEAGADMVFPSMPDFANHVDELIHTLKITR
- the aroB gene encoding 3-dehydroquinate synthase, giving the protein MESQKIIFTATPGETLKNMLENFSFDTLFILCDTHTQKFALPEISKNISTQAQYITIEAGDTYKTLQTLVHVWNELSHKGASRKSLLINLGGGMVTDLGGFAAACFKRGIRFINIPTTLLGAVDAAVGGKTGINFNGLKNEIGAFRPADTVIVSTQFFQTLPQNELLSGYAEMLKHGLIDNPATYRSLLDFDLSMPNWEKLLPLLKESIQVKERIVAEDPFEKGIRKALNLGHTIGHAFESLSHKRETPIPHGFAVAWGFICELLLSHRYLKFPSETISELAAYIYRHYRAFPITCKDYETLYELMTHDKKNEAGYINFTLLQTIGKPVIDCHVDKEEIFVAFDLYRDLFKL
- a CDS encoding type II toxin-antitoxin system YoeB family toxin, with the protein product MRYEFTGYWSRRINSEHRIIYTVHDDIVTVFVSMRYYYAK